DNA sequence from the Arthrobacter sp. V1I9 genome:
CTTCGTAACCACCGCCCGGGCCATGAAGGACGCCGACGGGAAGTTCTCGGGCTCCGTGATCGCGTTCAGCGACGTCACGGACCTCGTTAACGCACTGACAGCCAAGGACGACTTCGTCTCCAGCGTCTCGCATGAATTCCGGACACCCCTCACGTCAATCCTCGGGTATGTGGAAATCCTGCTCGGCGACGAGCCCGACGAATCACAGCGGGGCATGCTGGAGATTGTCCGTCGGAATTCGGAACGGCTGCTGACGCTGGTTTCTGATTTGCTGTCTACCCGCAACGGGCAGCTGATCGTCTCTCCGCACGCCGTTGACGTGGCTGACCTCGTTCGCAGCAGCGTCTCCTCGGCCATGCCGAAGGCGGCTGCGTCCGGTGTGGTGCTGGAGGCCGACACACCGGAACGGCTGGAGGCCCACGTGGACGGGGCCCGGATTTCCCAGGTCCTGGACAACCTGGTATCCAATGCGATCAAGTACTCCCCCGGCGGCGGCAACGTGGTGGTCTCGCTGGCGCAGGAAGACGGCCACCTGGCCTGCCGGGTCACCGATACCGGAATGGGCATGAACCCGGAGGACACCTCAGAGGTCTTCGCAAAATTCTTTCGCACCAGCAGCGTGCGCAGGACAGCCATCCCCGGCGTCGGCCTGGGCTTGCCGATCAGCAAAGCGATCGTTGAAGCGCACGGCGGAACCATCGAAGTGGAAAGCGCCTTGGGCAAGGGAACCACGTTTACGTTCCGGGTTCCGGTCTAAGATGTACGACGACGCCCGCCAGCGCGAGCGTCAAGCTTCGGCGCGTGCCTGCCGGACCACTTCGCCCCAGGACTGCCGGGCAAGTTCCGCTATCGAGGCGAGGATTTCGGACGGCGGCCTGGACAGGTCCAGCGGGAACTCGACAATGTCGATGTCCGTGTTGAGGATGCGGCGCAGTTTGACCTCCCCCGGCCCCGCATAAACCAGCCAGGCCGTGGGCACCGCCAAAGCAGTACAGTGGGCCAGCATCTGGTAATGGTCGGCCGTGAGCGAGGCACCGAGGTCGGAGGCGGCCTTGTACTTGGTGTTGTAGACCACCACGGGCCGCCCGCCCAGCAGATGCACGGCGTCCGGCCGCACGGACAGGCGGTCCGCGTCCCGCACCGCCTCACTCAGGAGCGCGTTGTACTTGAGCCGAAGCTCCCCCGGGTAATCCGCCAACGCCTCACGCAGTGCCGTGCCGACGAAGTCCTCGAACACCTGCGCCATGTCCACCACAAAAGAAGCGGTCTGCTGTTTGCCCTGGCCGGCTTCGGCCGAGGCGTTTCGGAGGATCAGCTCCGCCAGGCGGAGGACGGGGTGGTAGCGGAGGTTCATCCGGGTGGCCGTCCACCTCGGCAGCGGGGCACCTGCTGGAAGGCGGGTGACGGCGTCGAGCTTTCCCTTGAGTTGGCGGAGCCGGCTCAGCACCTCGGGGCGGACCCGTGGCACCTGTCCCATCCGCTCCAGAGCG
Encoded proteins:
- a CDS encoding restriction endonuclease, yielding MVERLDPASASFLNSSGLAKASPMGLGLYRIEPIGKVGSVRTPTVQLDVRPKDRLGLSRLLFLLSYAGEQGFRPDPVAAIEDPELWSALAESLAQLAERALGRGVLQGYRTVDESLRTVKGRIRISDQISRRPGMLVPLEVSYDEFSEDIAENRILRAALERMGQVPRVRPEVLSRLRQLKGKLDAVTRLPAGAPLPRWTATRMNLRYHPVLRLAELILRNASAEAGQGKQQTASFVVDMAQVFEDFVGTALREALADYPGELRLKYNALLSEAVRDADRLSVRPDAVHLLGGRPVVVYNTKYKAASDLGASLTADHYQMLAHCTALAVPTAWLVYAGPGEVKLRRILNTDIDIVEFPLDLSRPPSEILASIAELARQSWGEVVRQARAEA